TAAATGTTCTCCCGCCATCGGCCCCAAAACCGGGCCCGCTGTGCCGCCGTGCTCTAAATGTGGAATCGACAAGCCGGAATACCAAAAGGAGGTACTCAAGCTCACAAAACCGGCTATGGGAGCTAATGCCATAAAGAGGTACATATTCATCTTCTGTCGAAAGCAATACAATGACAAACTTTGTTCTGTTCCTTTGTCTAAAGCGGCCTCTACTTCATGCTCCACCCAACTGCTTTGAACCGAATGCGCTGATAGGATGAGAAGTAGTTTATCGTACACTCGAATCGATTCATCGATGGCATGCCTGATTTTATCGCCGATCTTCATGTCTTCCGGAGCAAACCAGCAACGCACACCGTTGTCTTGCAAGTCGGCATGGAGACGTTTGGCAAAATCTTCATCCTGATGAGAATAACTAATAAAACAGGTATAAAATTGCAGAGGCTCATTCAAGAGGGAGGAAATATACTCAATAAAACTATCCGGCAAACCAATCCCGCGCAAAAAAGCTAAAGGCAAGTTACCGGATTTCGCCAGTGTGCGATGATCGACGGTGCATGAGGTATAATGTTTAATTGTGTCTAAATTTTTTACTTTGCTCAAATCCGTATCAACAAAAAAGGTCTCATAGAGCAAAGCTTTATCAAGGTCGGTATTGACGAGCTGGGAATGCGCCAGAATGGCTTCATGGAGGTACGCCCCGGCTAGATTAGCTTCGTTTAGGTTTGCAAAAGTGAGGTCGGCTCTCCGAAGATCCGCTTCTCTGAGATCGGCTTTATAGAAATCAGTTCTGTCGAGATCGGCTGTGCTAAGATTAGCCTTCCAAAGATCGGCTTCATTAAGTTTAGCGCCACAGAGGTTGGCTCTTCTGAGATCGGCCATTCCAAGATTGGCACATTCAAGCTTTGCACCTAAGAGATTGGTTGCTCTGAGGTCGGCAAAGGCGAGATTGGCTTGACGGAGAATAGCTTGATCCAGGTTGGCGCCATAGAAATTAACGCATTCAAGAATCGCTCCACTGAGATTAGCCTCAAATAGATCAGGCTGTATGCCTGGATTCTTTTTTCGCCACTCATTCCAAGCCTCTACCCCCTGAGTGAGAATTTTCAGATGCTGAGGATTCGCCATTGGGACAACTACTTCTATAGGCTCCGCGTCATCCGTTATTCTTTTCCAGTCGCGCCGATTATATTACAATTGCCGCAGAATCTCCTCCGGCTCTGGAAATCGGCCCATCATTTTTTTGGAAAACAGCAGCCGGTCTTCGCTTTTCACTTCAAAGACGCCGC
The sequence above is drawn from the candidate division KSB1 bacterium genome and encodes:
- a CDS encoding serine hydrolase; translation: MANPQHLKILTQGVEAWNEWRKKNPGIQPDLFEANLSGAILECVNFYGANLDQAILRQANLAFADLRATNLLGAKLECANLGMADLRRANLCGAKLNEADLWKANLSTADLDRTDFYKADLREADLRRADLTFANLNEANLAGAYLHEAILAHSQLVNTDLDKALLYETFFVDTDLSKVKNLDTIKHYTSCTVDHRTLAKSGNLPLAFLRGIGLPDSFIEYISSLLNEPLQFYTCFISYSHQDEDFAKRLHADLQDNGVRCWFAPEDMKIGDKIRHAIDESIRVYDKLLLILSAHSVQSSWVEHEVEAALDKGTEQSLSLYCFRQKMNMYLFMALAPIAGFVSLSTSFWYSGLSIPHLEHGGTAGPVLGPMAGEHLKLGTPKSAVPPATAPTHPLLLKTQSFDTPPPQTSLQHFIQHLADSLHAEISVAFRDLETGKEFFFNERKMMHAASTMKVPVMIEVFRQAEKGKFDLDDSITVKNQFASIVDGSPYHLNAGDDSDSLMYDAIDKKMAIRQLVEQMITVSSNLATNLLIELIGAENVTATLRELGIKHMQVRRGVEDIKAYQRGWNNQTDAFDLMLTLQRIAEKQVASPAACDSMLAILQRQKFCDAIPSGLPAGTIVGNKTGSITKIAHDAAIVFPKSEFDKTPATARKPYVLVVLSRGIQEEKSANRIIAAISRKIYLGLMASL